The following are encoded in a window of Thiohalophilus sp. genomic DNA:
- a CDS encoding phage tail tape measure protein translates to MAKEEIKVSVVFATAGAKRNVKEFTGELKEMEGQTKKTSKNASGSFANMRSSAMRNLGKAGLAGIAVAATGAVVMGFNRMMEKGKEYQNSLADLEAITGITGDQLDELSSNALDLSVKYGEAANNIIEANKLVASQLAEKIDFGTAEGLQQLQEVSEQAVVLQKAAGVDLATSVRTLTTAINQFNLPASETERLINSIAAGSKFGAAEVARSGGCLPVKSVSVAGCG, encoded by the coding sequence ATGGCAAAAGAAGAAATTAAAGTATCGGTCGTATTTGCCACAGCAGGCGCAAAACGCAATGTGAAGGAGTTCACCGGCGAGCTGAAGGAGATGGAAGGTCAGACCAAAAAGACCTCCAAAAACGCCTCCGGTTCCTTCGCCAATATGCGCAGCTCTGCCATGCGGAACCTCGGGAAAGCAGGTCTGGCCGGGATAGCCGTTGCCGCCACGGGCGCGGTGGTTATGGGCTTCAACCGCATGATGGAAAAGGGCAAGGAATACCAAAACAGCCTTGCCGACCTCGAAGCTATTACAGGGATCACCGGGGACCAACTCGACGAACTTTCCTCCAACGCCCTTGATCTCTCCGTGAAGTACGGGGAAGCCGCTAACAACATCATTGAGGCGAATAAGCTGGTAGCCTCGCAACTGGCTGAGAAGATCGACTTCGGCACCGCCGAGGGACTCCAACAGCTGCAGGAAGTGAGCGAGCAGGCCGTGGTGCTACAGAAGGCTGCCGGTGTAGATCTGGCCACGTCCGTTCGTACCCTCACCACGGCCATCAACCAGTTCAACCTTCCCGCCTCCGAGACCGAACGGCTCATTAATTCCATTGCCGCCGGTTCCAAATTTGGAGCGGCTGAGGTGGCGCGATCAGGCGGATGCCTACCAGTGAAGTCGGTATCGGTAGCCGGCTGCGGCTAA